The following proteins come from a genomic window of Rhizobium sp. 007:
- a CDS encoding glycerate kinase: MVVSSPRTFLTSLFHAAVGAADPLSGIKAHLPAKPKGRTVVIGAGKGAAQMARALESVWDAALDGVVVTRYGYGCETQKIDIIEAAHPVPDAAGLSASKRLVEALKDLTADDLVIALICGGGSALLPAPPEGLTLEGEIALNEMLLASGAPISAMNVVRKHLSTIKGGRLAAATKARVVSLIVSDIPGDNPAHVASGPTVPDRSTRYEAIEIVRQYGLQLPKAALDHLGSPAADAPFPDDPIFGGHEHHIIASAGVSLEAAAQLAKSNGITPVILSDSIEGESRDAALVHAAIAREVLGRNRPFEKPVVILSGGETTVTLRAKGGRGGRNGEFALAAALAIDGHDIHLLAADTDGIDGSQDNAGAFADGTTVRRLREGGLDPRRLLDGNDSYSAFQAIGDLFETGPTGTNVNDFRAFLIR; encoded by the coding sequence GTGGTTGTTTCATCCCCCCGCACCTTTTTGACATCCCTGTTTCACGCAGCTGTCGGTGCCGCCGATCCCCTGTCGGGTATCAAGGCGCATCTGCCTGCGAAGCCAAAAGGCCGAACGGTGGTGATCGGGGCGGGCAAGGGAGCAGCGCAAATGGCTCGCGCGCTTGAAAGCGTCTGGGACGCGGCGCTCGATGGCGTGGTCGTGACGCGCTACGGCTACGGCTGCGAAACACAGAAGATCGACATCATCGAAGCTGCCCATCCGGTGCCGGATGCCGCTGGTCTTTCCGCATCGAAGCGGTTGGTCGAAGCGCTAAAAGATCTGACGGCGGACGATTTGGTGATTGCACTGATCTGCGGCGGTGGCTCGGCGCTTCTGCCGGCGCCGCCCGAAGGCCTGACGCTTGAAGGTGAGATCGCGCTCAATGAAATGCTGCTGGCTTCCGGAGCGCCGATCTCGGCCATGAACGTCGTGCGCAAGCATCTATCCACCATCAAGGGCGGGCGGCTCGCGGCGGCCACAAAAGCGCGCGTCGTCAGCCTGATCGTCTCGGATATCCCGGGAGACAATCCCGCGCATGTCGCCTCAGGTCCCACCGTTCCCGATCGTTCCACCCGGTATGAGGCTATCGAGATCGTCCGGCAATATGGCCTGCAGCTTCCGAAGGCAGCGCTCGATCACCTGGGCTCCCCGGCTGCAGACGCGCCCTTTCCGGACGATCCGATCTTTGGCGGACACGAACATCACATCATCGCTTCGGCCGGTGTGTCGCTCGAGGCCGCCGCTCAACTGGCGAAGTCCAATGGCATCACCCCCGTGATCCTGTCGGATTCGATCGAGGGCGAATCTCGTGACGCTGCACTGGTGCACGCGGCAATCGCCCGTGAGGTTCTTGGCCGCAACCGACCGTTCGAAAAGCCAGTGGTCATTCTCTCGGGCGGCGAGACAACCGTGACACTGCGCGCCAAAGGCGGCAGAGGCGGGCGCAACGGGGAATTTGCGCTTGCCGCCGCACTCGCAATCGATGGACACGACATCCATCTCCTGGCAGCAGACACCGACGGCATCGACGGCTCGCAAGACAACGCCGGCGCATTTGCCGATGGCACCACCGTCAGGCGCCTGCGCGAAGGCGGCCTCGATCCCCGCCGCCTGCTTGATGGCAATGACAGCTATTCGGCCTTCCAGGCTATCGGCGACCTCTTCGAGACTGGCCCGACAGGCACCAACGTCAACGATTTCAGGGCATTCTTGATTCGTTGA